A genomic segment from Anas acuta chromosome 29, bAnaAcu1.1, whole genome shotgun sequence encodes:
- the LOC137845935 gene encoding keratin, type II cytoskeletal 4-like: MSRQCYTSSSLLGRRGFSSASAVCGLGRANSSSASVCQPAGRRCGIGGFSSRSVCDLGRGQRISFGGSCRSGVYGGAGVGRCGVAYGGGRFGVGTVVGFGNCGGYGGLGSFRGLGDGVAMGGYGGGIGIGLGGGRSEGIRGVSIHPELLKPLCVGVDPEECQVRTHEKEQIKNLNNQFACFIDKVRLLEQQNKVLTTKWELLQQYVLPASRRNLEPVFENFICNLRKQLECVLGERERLENEERCLRDLVQEYKCKYEDEINKRTAAENEFVVLKKDVDCLYLTKEELEVRVGLLRQQLEFLKCIYAEERAQLDCQLCDTSVIVQMDNSRDLDMEGIIKSVECCYEEIAQKSKAEVEAFYQTRLEELHSSRGKFCDDLRNNQSEIAELNRMIQKLQCESDNVKKQIAALQTAICDAEQRGDCALKDARQKLIDLQTALQQAKDKMACLLRDYQELLNVKLALDIEIATYRTLLEGEESRICTGNPVSVAVVSGGGTVGECRSLSGIGGKCAVKTGGAGAGLGVVSSFGVSNAGFSTRSVDCLPRVGGGFGARSAVSCVGREVITGAEGVQCAPGVANLGNVVCAGVEQCSPGAVIIPGPGVCGAGSRYSTAVRVVRTTR, encoded by the exons ATGAGTCGGCAGTGCTacacctccagctccctcctgggCAGACGGGGCTTCTCCTCCGCCTCTGCCGTCTGCGGCCTCGGCAGGGCCAACAGCAGCTCGGCCTCCGTCTGCCAGCCAGCGGGACGGCGCTGCGGGATCGGTGGCTTCAGCAGCCGGAGCGTCTGCGACCTGGGGAGAGGGCAAAGGATTTCCTTCGGCGGCAGCTGCCGCAGCGGGGTCTATGGCGGTGCCGGCGTGGGACGTTGCGGCGTGGCTTACGGCGGAGGCCGCTTTGGCGTGGGCACGGTCGTGGGGTTTGGTAACTGCGGAGGCTACGGGGGCCTGGGCAGCTTCAGAGGCCTTGGGGACGGCGTGGCGATGGGAGGCTACGGCGGCGGCATCGGCATCGGCCTCGGCGGAGGCCGCTCGGAGGGGATTCGGGGCGTCAGCATCCACCCGGAGCTCCTCAAGCCCCTCTGCGTGGGGGTCGACCCCGAGGAGTGCCAAGTGCGGACCCATGAGAAGGAGCAGATCAAGAACCTCAACAACCAGTTCGCCTGCTTCATCGACAAG gtccggctgctggagcagcagaacAAAGTGCTGACCACCaagtgggagctgctgcagcagtacGTCCTGCCGGCCTCCAGGAGAAACCTGGAGCCTGTTTTCGAGAATTTCATCTGCAACCTGAGGAAGCAGCTGGAGTGTGTGCTGGGGGAGCGGGAGAGGCTGGAAAATGAGGAGCGGTGCCTGAGGGACCTGGTGCAGGAGTACAAGTGCAA ATATGAAGATGAGATCAACAAGCGCACAGCTGCGGAGAATGAGTTTGTGGTGCTGAAGAAG GATGTGGACTGTCTCTACCTGAccaaggaggagctggaggtgagAGTGGGTCTCCTGCGGCAGCAGCTGGAGTTCCTGAAGTGCATCTATGCCGAG GAGAGAGCTCAGCTGGATTGTCAGCTCTGTGACACCTCGGTCATCGTGCAAATGGACAACAGCCGCGACCTGGACATGGAGGGCATCATCAAAAGCGTTGAGTGCTGCTATGAGGAGATTGCCCAGAAGAGCAAGGCTGAAGTGGAGGCTTTCTACCAAACCAGA CTGGAGGAGCTCCACAGCAGCCGTGGCAAGTTCTGTGATGACCTGAGAAACAACCAGAGCGAGATAGCCGAGCTGAACAGGATGATCCAGAAGCTGCAGTGCGAGTCGGATAACGTGAAGAAACAG ATCGCAGCGCTGCAGACAGCCATCTGCGACGCTGAGCAGCGGGGCGACTGCGCCCTCAAGGATGCCCGGCAGAAGCTGATCGACCTGcagactgctctgcagcaggccaAGGACAAGATGGCATGCTTGCTGAGGGACTACCAGGAGCTGCTGAACGTCAAGCTGGCCCTGGACATTGAGATTGCCACTTACAGGACGCTgctggaaggagaagagagcAG GATATGCACTGGCAACCCGGTGAGCGTAG CCGTGGTCAGCGGCGGGGGCACGGTCGGGGAGTGCCGATCCCTATCTGGAATCGGAGGCAAATGCGCCGTCAAGACGGGAGGAGCCGGCGCGGGCTTGGGGGTGGTCTCCTCCTTCGGAGTCAGCAACGCCGGCTTTAGCACCCGCAGCGTGGACTGTCTCCCTCGGGTGGGGGGCGGCTTCGGGGCCAGGAGCGCGGTGAGCTGCGTGGGCCGGGAGGTGATCACCGGTGCCGAGGGGGTGCAGTGTGCCCCCGGCGTGGCCAACCTGGGGAACGTGGTGTGTGCCGGCGTGGAGCAGTGCAGCCCAGGAGCCGTCATCATCCCCGGCCCGGGGGTGTGCGGCGCCGGGAGCAGGTACAGCACAGCCGTGCGCGTGGTCAGAACAACCCGGTAG